From Paenibacillus sp. FSL H8-0537:
TTTGGCATTATGCCGAAGCGGGAAGTGGAAGCGATCTACGAGCCCATGAAAAATGCGGTCATTGCAGCGAGCCTTGCTTTTATTTTGATTACGATTTCCATTCCGTCCTTTGTCGTCTTTAATTTTTCACGCCGGACGAACCGGATTATCCGCTCGATGCGGCGGGTAGAGACTGGCGATTTGACCATTCGAATTGTCGACGAGAAGGAGGATGAGATCGGGCAGCTCTCGCAAGGCTTCAACAAAATGCTCGATGAGCTTTCGCGCCATATCGACCGGGTGTATGTGGCTGAGCTGAAGCAAAAGCATACGGAGTTTGCAGCGCTGCAGGCGAGGATTAATCCTCATTTTCTCTACAATACGCTTGAGGTCATTCGGATGAGGGCCCTTTCCCATGGCGCCGCCGATGTCAGCGAGATGATCTATAGCTTGGCGGTGCTGTTCAAGAGCTTTGTCCAGCAGCAGACCGTCGTGACGATGGAGGAGGAGCTGGAAAATTGCCGTCTTTATTTGGAGCTGTTTCGCATTCGCTACAAGGATCGTTTTGCCTACGTCATTGGTTGTGATCCTGAGCTGAAGGAGCGCATGATGATCAAAATGTCGCTGCAGCCGATTGTGGAAAATTATATTGTCCATGGCCTGCGCTCGGAGGAGGAGGACAACCTCATTAAAGTGAGCGCCACGTTGGAAAACGAAAGGGTGACGATCGTAGCGGAGGATAACGGAGCAGGCATTAGCAAGGAACGGCTGGAGCAGATTAAACGCTCTCTTGGCAGGTATGCGGTTCAGGAGCCGGATGATTCGCTTGGACTGCGGAGTGTGAAAGAAAGGCTTGAATTGATTTATGGCAAAGACGGAAGGTTCGACATCGAGAGCATCCAAGGAAAAGGGACGAGGGTTACCTTCAGCTTCCCGGCTTTAAGGAAAGGAGAGATGGAAAATGTACCGCGTATTTCTGGTAGATGATGAGCCGTTTATATTAGAGGGCCTATATGATGCAGTAGACTGGGCAGCCCACGGTCTGGAGCTGACGGGAAAAGCGGAAAATGGCCGCAAGGCACTCGAATTGCTGCAGCAGGTTCCTGCTGATTTGCTCATTACCGATATTTCCATGCCTATTATGAATGGGCTGGAGCTGATTCGGGCTGCGCGAGCAATCAGGCCGGAGCTGAAGGTCATTATTTTGAGCGGGTTCAATGATTTTGAATATTTAAAAGAAGGCATGCAGCTCGGCATTGAAAACTATTTGCTGAAGCCGCTTAATTTCGCTGAGCTGACCTCGACGCTTGCCCATACGGTCAAGAAGCTGGATGAAACGAGAAGAAGCAGCGTGCTCGAAGCTGAGAAAGTAGATATTTTGAAAGACACGATTCTTTATCGCTGGCTGACCGCTGCGATCGATGCCGTTCAATTGCAGGAGCGGGCAGCGATGCTGGACATTTCTTTCAGCGGCCGTTATATTTCCACGATGCTGCTTAGAGGAGGCAGCGAGCGGGAGGATGGACTCCTGCAAGAGCTGCGGCAAACGGCAAATGCCAGCGGAGACAGGCTGTTTCTGCAAAATGTGGAGGGCGATGCCGTGCTTGTGTTTATGGCGGAGGAGGAAGCGGATTGCGCGGCCAAAGCTATGCAATTTGCCGTGCAGCTAAGGCAGAGGGAGGAGGCGCGTCCTTATCGGATTTCGATCGGCTCCCCGCAGGCTAGAGGAGCGCAGGAGGCGCTCAGCTATGAGCATGCGCTGCGGGCTCAGGAGTATTTTTTGCTGCTGCATAAGGAAGAAATTGCTTTGTATGAGGATTATGCGGCAAGAAGGGATGAGCAGCTCCCTGATGCAGCATTAAACTGGGCCAGCTACAGGAAGAAGGTTTCCGCTGCGGATACGGAGGCGCTTGTCGCTGAGCTGACAGACGACTTCCAGGCGATTCAAGCGTCTAGCGCAGCGACGCCTAGCAGGCTTCGCATGTTGGTGATGCAAACGCTGCTCTGGCTGCATCAGGAGATGGGAGGAGCCAATACGGTTAATGCCATTATTGCGGAGCATATGAATGCTTCCTTTAACAAGGCGGCGAAAGCGTCCGAATGGGAGGAGCTGCTTGCCATTATGACCGGTACGATCCGTGGCATGTCCACGATGCTTATTAAAGAGAAGACCAATCCCACGGTTAAGCTGGTGCTGAATGACGTGGAGAAATTTTTTGCCACCGATCTGTCCCTTAAGCAGCTGGCGCACAAATACCATATTCATCCGGTTTATTTAGGCAAGCTGTTCCAGCAGGAAACGGGGGAAAGCTTTACGGAATACGTCAACAAACACCGAATCGAGCAGTCCAAGCTGCTGCTCCGAACAACCGCGCTGAAGGTCCATGAAATTTCCCGAAACGTCGGCTATTGGGACAGCGGCTATTTTCATAAACAGTTTAAAAAATATGTTGGCGTAACGCCAGCCGATTATAAAAGCATGATATTTGCAGCAAGCGGCGAACCCGATGACTTAAATACATAAAGAGAGGCCTTGTATATGTTTATTTTGAACAGCGATTGTTTAGTTTCTTCTCTATTTGAAAGTGCTTACATCCGGTAATCTACAAGTAAGCGTTAAGCGATAGTCAAGGGGATGCAAACAAAGGGAGGTAACGATTGATGAGACAAAACAAAAGCTGGATGATGCTGCTCGCGGTGCTGCTTTCATTCTCGATGCTGCTAGGGGCATGCAGCTCAAACGGCGGGGCAAAAGAAACGAGTGCAACGGCGGAGAGCGGCAGCAGCGGTGGCAATACAGTTAAAGATGAAACGGTGGAGCTGAGCTGGTACACAATCGGAACCCCGCAAAAGGATGTAAACCGCGTTATGGAGGAAGTCAGCAAATATACAGCCGAGAAAATTGGCGTAACGATCAAAATGACCCAAATTGATTGGGGCGATTATACGCAAAAAATGCAAATCGCTACCTCATCAGGAACGCCTATGGACATCATGTTTACTTCTTCATGGGCATTCGATTACGTGCAAAATGCCCGTAAAGGAGCCTTTTATGAAATCGATGATTTATTGAAGGAGCAGGGCAAAGGAATTGTGGAGACGCTTGATCCGGCCTTTCTTGAAGGCTCCAAGGTAGATGGTCACAACTACGGCATTCCGGCGAAAAAAGAGCTTCCGGCGCTTGAAGTATGGCGCTTTAACAAAACCCTGCTGGATAAATACAATTTGAGCATGGATGGCATCTATACGCTGGAAAGCATAGAGCCGCTGCTGAAAACGATTAAAGACAGCGAGCCGGATATTACGCCATTCGCTATAACGAAGGATTATATGCCCGTGCTGCCGTACGATTATTTGATCTCCAACCTGCCAATGGTCGTAAGCTTGGATAAAGGCGACTACAAAGTCGTAAACGTGCTGGAGACGCCGGAGCTTAAGGCAGCGCTTGATACGATGCACAGCTACTACAAGAAGGGCTACGTTTCGCCAGAGGCGGCAACGACCAATGGGCTGGACGATACGCAAAAATCCGGCAAATGGTTCCTTGACCGCGCAGCGACGACGCCTTTCGCCGATAATCTGTGGAGTGCAAGCTATGGTTATCCGGTCGTATCAACGCCTGCGAGCGAATCAATGATTTTCAACTGGTCCGTCATGGGCTCGATGCAGGCGATTTCGGCTAATTCGGAGCATCCAGAAAAAGCGATGGAATTTCTGAACCTGCTGAACACCGATCCGGTATTGCGCAATATGATCGATTCCGGCATCGAAAACGTCCATTACAAGAAAACGGCTGACAATGCGATGGAGAACTTGGATGAGTCTAAAAATTATGATATGCCGACCTTCTCGCTTGGCAATGTGACGTTGACGTATCTCAATACGGGTGATCCTGAGAACAAATGGGATGAATACAAAGTGTTCAATGAAGCGGGCAAAGTAGCTCCAACGCTGGGCTTCAACTTTGACTCAACGAGCGTCACGACCGAGCTGGCATCGATTCAGAACGTCAAAGGCGAGTTCTGGTCGGCGCTAATGACGGGTACGGTTGATCCAAATGAATATTTGCCAAAGGCGATTGAGAAGTTTAAAGCAGCAGGGCTGGATAAAGTTATTGCGGAAGCACAGACCCAGCTTGATGCGTGGAAAGCGGCGAATCCTAAATAATCCGTGAATAGGGAGAGGCGAATTTTCGGATTTGCCTCTCTTTTTTTATAACGATAACGAGCATTGATAAGTTGGCGGTGTAAGGAGATGAACGACATGTTCGACAAGCTGAAAATATTTTCACGGGACATCCTGCGCAATCGAGCGATGCTCTTGATGGTGCTGCCAGGCGCCCTCTGGTTTTTGCTTTTTTCCTACCTGCCAATGGCGGGAACGATTATTTCCTTTAAACAGTACAGATACAGCAAGGATGGCTTTTTTGCCAGCATCATGAATAGCAAGTGGGTGGGTCTAGACAACTTTAAGTTTTTGTTCAGCACCTCGGATGCTTATATCATTACGCGCAATACGGTGCTTTATAATGCAGCCTTTATTATTTTAGGGCTTATCTTGGCCGTTGCGATGGCGATTATTTTAGTCGAACTTACGAATAGGCGGCTGAGCAAGCTTTTTCAAACCGCAATGTTTATGCCTTATTTTCTATCGTGGGTCATTGTCGGCTATTTTGTATTCAGCTTCCTCAGCTTTGATAAAGGGCTGATGAATAAAACGCTCGAATGGATGGGCATGGAGCGAATTAATTGGTATTCGGAGCCCTCCAAATGGCCGTTTATTCTCGTATTGGTCAACCTGTGGAAAGGCGTTGGCTACAGCAGCGTCGTGTATTTGGCGGCTATTATGGGAATTGACCGCTCGCTTTATGAGGCTGCGATGATTGACGGTGCAGGCAAATGGAAGCAAATTACGAATATTACGATTCCGCTGCTCGCTCCGGTCATATCGATTATGACGCTGCTCGCTGTCGGAAAAATCTTTTACGCGGATTTTGGACTCTTTTATCAGGTGCCAAGGGATTCAGGGCTGCTGTATTCGATGACCAACGTCATTGATACGTATGTGTTCCGAGGCTTGAAAGTAAACGGCGAAATCGGCATGAGTACGGCTGCCGGGCTTTATCAGTCCTTCATCGGATTTCTGCTTGTTATGCTGTCCAACTACATCGTCAGAAGAAAAAATAAGGATAATGCCTTGTTTTAAACGAAGGAGGAGCTATAGGTGCCCGTAAAAAAACCAAAGCGTTTCGATCAAATCTCACCTGCTGCCAACTTTCTCCTGAGCCTGCTGACAGGTGTTATTGCAATTGCTTGCGTCTTTCCTTTTGTGTTCGTCGTCATCATTTCATTTACAAATGAAAAATCGCTCGCCTCGAACGGCTACCGCATTATTCCGAAGGAATGGAGCCTGGAGGCGTACCAATATATATTCCGGACAGGCGAGGCGCTGCTGCGCTCGTATGGCGTTACGATTTTTGTAACGGTCGTCGGTACGCTATTGAGCCTTGTCATCATTACGCTTTATGCGTACGCTATTTCCCAGAGAAGCTTTAAATATCGTCGCTTATTCAGCTTTTTTGCGATTTTTACGATGTTGTTCAACGGCGGTATGGTGCCGACCTTTATCGTCGTTACACAGCTGCTGCATATGAAGGATACGATATGGGCGCTCATTATGCCGATGCTCGTCAATGCGTTTTATATCCTCATTATGCGAACGTTTTTCATTACGATGGTGCCTACCGCCATTATTGAATCGGGGAAAATAGACGGGGCAAGCGAGCTGCAAACGTTTATTCGGCTCGTGCTGCCGCTGTCGCTTCCCGGTCTTGCTACGATTGGCTTATTCAATACGCTCGGCTATTGGAATGACTGGTTTAATGCACTCTTGTATATTGATTCGCCCAATCTGGTGCCGCTGCAATCGATGCTGATGCGAATTGAAACGAGCATGCAGTTCATTATGCAAAATTCGACCAATGCGGCGCTTAGCACCGGCATATTGCAGAACATGCCGCAGGATACATCGCGAATGGCAATGGTCGTGCTGGCGACGGGACCGATCGTGCTGGCGTATCCTTTTTTCCAGCGCTACTTCGTTCAAGGGCTGACGATAGGGGCGGTAAAGGAATAGGCAACCCTTGAAATTTCACCTATTGCGGCTGATTCAAAGAATTTCAAGGGTAATGGCGATCGAAAGCCAATCTTTTCATGCAGCGCAGCTTCTTTTTCACCATACGTTTTTGCCTGACGTTTAGGCTTGCAATGATTTTCACGTTCCGCTATACTGTCTATAATCTAATACATGTTATACGTTGATAGAGCGCAGTAGCAGCTTTGTCCCTGTTGCAGAAAGTCAGGGGTTGATGAGACCTGACACATACAAGGGCTGCGAATTACACTCTGGAGTATCTTGGGTAATGCCAAGCGGCAGGGCGAACGATATTTCGTCAAAAGCGGTATGAACAGCATTTTTCAAGCTGTTTGTGCAAGTTGGGTGGTACCACGGTTATTCAATCGTCCCTATGTCTCCAGTAGACGAGGGGCGATTTTTTGTTGCCCAAGCGTAAACGGCTATAGCCGTCCTTTGGCGGCAAGGCTTCCGTTTCGAGGGTGGAATATAAGCCTATTTATAAGTGCAAAACTTATAAATTTTTATATTTCAAGCAAAAACGACTTCGTCGTCCTTCTGGGACGTGCGAAGAGCTTTGTCGGAGAAATATAAGCTTATTTATACGTGAAAAACTTATAAATTCTTATATTTTGAAAAAGCCTTGCTCAGTGCGTTATTGCGCTCATTAACGTAAAACATGACCACTATTATCGAATGGAAAAGGGGTTGTTTGCTTTGAATATTATGGATGAACTCGGATGGCGCGATGCCATTAACCAGCAGACGGATGCGGAGGGACTTCGCGAGCTGACGAATACGAAGGCAGTGTCGCTGTACTGCGGCGTTGACCCGACTGGCGACAGCATGCATATCGGCCACTTGATTCCGTTTATGATGCTGAAACGTTTTCAACTCGCGGGCCATCGCCCCGTTATTCTGATTGGCGGAGCGACCGGAACGATTGGTGATCCAAGCGGACGCCAGACTGAGCGCTCGCTGCAAACGCTGGAGCAGGTGCAGGCAAATGTTGATGCGTTAAGTGCACAGCTGAAAAAGCTTTTTATGACCGACGGCGACAACCAGGTGCGCATGGTCAATAACTACGACTGGACGCACAAAATCAATGTCATTGAGTTTTTGCGCGACTTCGGTAAAAACTTCAGCATCAATACGATGCTGGCGAAAGACATCGTCTCTAGCAGACTCGATAGCGGCATTTCGTTCACCGAGTTTTCGTACCAAATTTTGCAGTCGCTTGACTACCTACACCTGTTCCAGAACGAGGATGTGCAGCTGCAAATCGGTGGCTCCGATCAATGGGGCAATATTACGAGCGGCCTTGACCTGATTCGGAAAAAAGAAGGCTCAGAGGCGAAAGCGTTCGGCCTGACGATTCCGCTCATGCTGAAAGCCGACGGCACGAAATTCGGCAAAACGGCGGGCGGCGCGATCTGGCTTGATCCGAACAAAACGACGCCATTCGAGTTTTACCAGTTCTGGGCGAATACCGATGACCGCGATGTCGTGAAATACTTGAAATTCTTCACGTTCCTGAGCAAAGCGGAAATTGAAGCGCTTGAGGAGAAGGTGCAAACCGAGCCTCATAAACGAGAAGCACAGAAGGCGCTGGCAGAGGAAATGACGAGATTCGTGCACAGCGAAGAGCTGCTGGAGCAGGCGAAGCGCATTACAGCAGCGTTGTTCAGCGGCGACATTCGCTCGCTGACAGCGGACGA
This genomic window contains:
- a CDS encoding sensor histidine kinase, translating into MKKLYIDAIKNNLFVKIMLVFAVIIVCATAILAYFTVDYMSQSVADNELEKQKMSMERVHQQLAGKAHVVQQQVQDIYRDPSFSYSLSYLLKHSFSEYMNFKMDSYYNNLGSGVDDLDFFKKMLENDADIANMLLFSSEKQFLYMFGQSNLTKLYQTQASKSYVPDAMALESSIVATPNPWVRRTIGQWENKLFSVRVHINEVGTLSNVGQLLVFFQSDALKTALASEGHDRQGYILILSGDGQVIFDSSDRYYGKLYPYVDKIKSVDSLAFLEEESYISMLPSSSLGYTVFGIMPKREVEAIYEPMKNAVIAASLAFILITISIPSFVVFNFSRRTNRIIRSMRRVETGDLTIRIVDEKEDEIGQLSQGFNKMLDELSRHIDRVYVAELKQKHTEFAALQARINPHFLYNTLEVIRMRALSHGAADVSEMIYSLAVLFKSFVQQQTVVTMEEELENCRLYLELFRIRYKDRFAYVIGCDPELKERMMIKMSLQPIVENYIVHGLRSEEEDNLIKVSATLENERVTIVAEDNGAGISKERLEQIKRSLGRYAVQEPDDSLGLRSVKERLELIYGKDGRFDIESIQGKGTRVTFSFPALRKGEMENVPRISGR
- a CDS encoding response regulator transcription factor, with translation MYRVFLVDDEPFILEGLYDAVDWAAHGLELTGKAENGRKALELLQQVPADLLITDISMPIMNGLELIRAARAIRPELKVIILSGFNDFEYLKEGMQLGIENYLLKPLNFAELTSTLAHTVKKLDETRRSSVLEAEKVDILKDTILYRWLTAAIDAVQLQERAAMLDISFSGRYISTMLLRGGSEREDGLLQELRQTANASGDRLFLQNVEGDAVLVFMAEEEADCAAKAMQFAVQLRQREEARPYRISIGSPQARGAQEALSYEHALRAQEYFLLLHKEEIALYEDYAARRDEQLPDAALNWASYRKKVSAADTEALVAELTDDFQAIQASSAATPSRLRMLVMQTLLWLHQEMGGANTVNAIIAEHMNASFNKAAKASEWEELLAIMTGTIRGMSTMLIKEKTNPTVKLVLNDVEKFFATDLSLKQLAHKYHIHPVYLGKLFQQETGESFTEYVNKHRIEQSKLLLRTTALKVHEISRNVGYWDSGYFHKQFKKYVGVTPADYKSMIFAASGEPDDLNT
- a CDS encoding ABC transporter substrate-binding protein gives rise to the protein MMRQNKSWMMLLAVLLSFSMLLGACSSNGGAKETSATAESGSSGGNTVKDETVELSWYTIGTPQKDVNRVMEEVSKYTAEKIGVTIKMTQIDWGDYTQKMQIATSSGTPMDIMFTSSWAFDYVQNARKGAFYEIDDLLKEQGKGIVETLDPAFLEGSKVDGHNYGIPAKKELPALEVWRFNKTLLDKYNLSMDGIYTLESIEPLLKTIKDSEPDITPFAITKDYMPVLPYDYLISNLPMVVSLDKGDYKVVNVLETPELKAALDTMHSYYKKGYVSPEAATTNGLDDTQKSGKWFLDRAATTPFADNLWSASYGYPVVSTPASESMIFNWSVMGSMQAISANSEHPEKAMEFLNLLNTDPVLRNMIDSGIENVHYKKTADNAMENLDESKNYDMPTFSLGNVTLTYLNTGDPENKWDEYKVFNEAGKVAPTLGFNFDSTSVTTELASIQNVKGEFWSALMTGTVDPNEYLPKAIEKFKAAGLDKVIAEAQTQLDAWKAANPK
- a CDS encoding ABC transporter permease subunit, producing MKIFSRDILRNRAMLLMVLPGALWFLLFSYLPMAGTIISFKQYRYSKDGFFASIMNSKWVGLDNFKFLFSTSDAYIITRNTVLYNAAFIILGLILAVAMAIILVELTNRRLSKLFQTAMFMPYFLSWVIVGYFVFSFLSFDKGLMNKTLEWMGMERINWYSEPSKWPFILVLVNLWKGVGYSSVVYLAAIMGIDRSLYEAAMIDGAGKWKQITNITIPLLAPVISIMTLLAVGKIFYADFGLFYQVPRDSGLLYSMTNVIDTYVFRGLKVNGEIGMSTAAGLYQSFIGFLLVMLSNYIVRRKNKDNALF
- a CDS encoding carbohydrate ABC transporter permease, whose amino-acid sequence is MPVKKPKRFDQISPAANFLLSLLTGVIAIACVFPFVFVVIISFTNEKSLASNGYRIIPKEWSLEAYQYIFRTGEALLRSYGVTIFVTVVGTLLSLVIITLYAYAISQRSFKYRRLFSFFAIFTMLFNGGMVPTFIVVTQLLHMKDTIWALIMPMLVNAFYILIMRTFFITMVPTAIIESGKIDGASELQTFIRLVLPLSLPGLATIGLFNTLGYWNDWFNALLYIDSPNLVPLQSMLMRIETSMQFIMQNSTNAALSTGILQNMPQDTSRMAMVVLATGPIVLAYPFFQRYFVQGLTIGAVKE
- the tyrS gene encoding tyrosine--tRNA ligase, which encodes MNIMDELGWRDAINQQTDAEGLRELTNTKAVSLYCGVDPTGDSMHIGHLIPFMMLKRFQLAGHRPVILIGGATGTIGDPSGRQTERSLQTLEQVQANVDALSAQLKKLFMTDGDNQVRMVNNYDWTHKINVIEFLRDFGKNFSINTMLAKDIVSSRLDSGISFTEFSYQILQSLDYLHLFQNEDVQLQIGGSDQWGNITSGLDLIRKKEGSEAKAFGLTIPLMLKADGTKFGKTAGGAIWLDPNKTTPFEFYQFWANTDDRDVVKYLKFFTFLSKAEIEALEEKVQTEPHKREAQKALAEEMTRFVHSEELLEQAKRITAALFSGDIRSLTADEIEQGFKEMPTFTADGEPKNIVDWLVDLGIEPSKRQAREDITKGAISMNGEKVTELEFTVTAEHAIGGRFIIIRKGKKSYSLVKLG